The genomic stretch TATGAAAAATGCTTAAGGTGCATTGTGGTTAGACTGGGCCTGTTTGTGTGGTTCTAAGGGGATGTAGAACTATTACAGTTTTCTTAGATATTTTgccatttaaaatgtaacttaTTTTGAAGATGCAATTATTTACTGTCACCAATAAGTCAGTATTTATCAGGGATATTGATATGATATTGAAATATCTACAGGCGAGGATCCAGAGATGCAGTACTGGACCTGTGGGTATAGAGGACTCTGCAGACGGTTCTGCTATGCCCAGGAATATATTATTGGTCATCATGGTTGCCCTCGAAGATACAGGTAAGTCTACATAAAGATCTTTATGTAGAATTGTCCACAACTTTGTAATATAAGTACAACCCTATAAAATTCAGCAGAACAAAAACAGGTATTCTAAAGAACATGAAGAGAAATTGCAAGTTTAACTGAAGttgtactgtaatttttttcaggTGCTGTGCCATGCGGTCTTA from Amphiprion ocellaris isolate individual 3 ecotype Okinawa chromosome 14, ASM2253959v1, whole genome shotgun sequence encodes the following:
- the defbl2 gene encoding LOW QUALITY PROTEIN: beta-defensin-like 2 (The sequence of the model RefSeq protein was modified relative to this genomic sequence to represent the inferred CDS: deleted 2 bases in 1 codon), whose amino-acid sequence is MQHQPVNSSVKAYWYPNMKGLSLVLLVLLLMLAVGEGEDPEMQYWTCGYRGLCRRFCYAQEYIIGHHGCPRRYRCCAMRS